CCGGGTCCGGCCCCGGCCCCGCCGCGCGATCGCTGCTCGACCGGCGGGACGAATCCTCGGTCGGACGCGGGGACTGAGCCGATGCCGGCGCCGGCGACGAACCCGACCGTCACTCGGGTCGACGTGTCGGTCGACACCCGCGCTCCCGGCGGAACGACGAACGCGTACCTCGCGACCGGCCTCCTCGTCGACCCGGCGGCTCGGACGGACGCGCTCGACGCGGCTGTCGGTTTAAAAGAGGGGGACGGAGCCGACGCAGCGACCAGTCCGGTCGGCGCGATAGCGGTCACGCACACCCATCCGGATCACGTCGGCGCGGTCGCCGAGTACGCCGAACTGACGGGCGCGCCGGTCTTCGCGCACGCGGACCACACGGATCGGTTCGCGGCGGCGACCGGCGTCGATCCGGACGGAACCTTCCGCGACGGCGACCGAATCGGACCGACGCCCGTCCGCGCGGTCGACACCCCCGGCCACGCACCCGATCACGTTGCGTTCGCGGTCGGCACCGAGCGCGACGAGCGCGAGCCAGAAACAGGTGAGGACGGCTCGCTCGCTCTCCTCTGTGGTGATCTCGCCGTCGCCGAGGGAAGCGTCGTCGTGGGCGCTCCAGAGGGCGATCTCAACGACTATTTAAGTAGCCTCGAACGCGTCCGAGAGCTGAGCGTCAACCGGCTGTATCCCGGCCACGGCCCGCCGATCGACGACCCCGAGCAGGTTTGTACCCGTTTGCGAGATCACCGGCTCGACCGCGAGCGGTCGGT
This genomic window from Halorubrum sp. PV6 contains:
- a CDS encoding MBL fold metallo-hydrolase — its product is MPAPATNPTVTRVDVSVDTRAPGGTTNAYLATGLLVDPAARTDALDAAVGLKEGDGADAATSPVGAIAVTHTHPDHVGAVAEYAELTGAPVFAHADHTDRFAAATGVDPDGTFRDGDRIGPTPVRAVDTPGHAPDHVAFAVGTERDEREPETGEDGSLALLCGDLAVAEGSVVVGAPEGDLNDYLSSLERVRELSVNRLYPGHGPPIDDPEQVCTRLRDHRLDRERSVLAAVEAGARDVDAVVDAAYEKDLTGVADLARATVVAHLEKLVAEGRIDETWSGESDPDPSM